One window of Nymphaea colorata isolate Beijing-Zhang1983 chromosome 1, ASM883128v2, whole genome shotgun sequence genomic DNA carries:
- the LOC116264847 gene encoding lachrymatory-factor synthase-like, which yields MALQQEQEAKWGGKVSALVGGVMADQVWPLLAEFGRMDRWMPTVATCQLIGVAGTPGCLRYCASAGGDRWAKEVLKSIDHARRKMCYEMTESSMGWRYYEASVEVVDSAEEGGCRIEWTFRMDPVDDRTEEGIVQYIGFALGCISKRMQEFLCGGAGGDSGGGCGNDAA from the coding sequence ATGGCGTTGCAGCAAGAGCAGGAAGCCAAGTGGGGAGGCAAAGTGAGCGCCCTGGTGGGAGGGGTGATGGCAGACCAGGTGTGGCCTCTGCTGGCGGAGTTCGGCCGCATGGACCGGTGGATGCCCACCGTCGCCACCTGCCAGCTCATAGGCGTGGCCGGGACTCCCGGCTGCCTCCGCTACTGCGCGAGCGCCGGCGGCGACCGATGGGCGAAGGAAGTGCTCAAGAGCATCGACCATGCCCGCCGGAAGATGTGCTACGAGATGACGGAGAGCAGCATGGGATGGCGATACTATGAGGCTTCCGTGGAGGTCGTCGACAGCGCCGAGGAGGGCGGCTGCCGGATCGAGTGGACGTTCAGGATGGATCCCGTGGACGATAGGACCGAGGAAGGTATCGTGCAGTATATCGGTTTTGCCCTGGGGTGCATCTCTAAGAGGATGCAGGAATTTCTGTGTGGTGGTGCTGGCGGCGACAGCGGCGGCGGTTGTGGTAACGATGCTGCTTGA